A part of Antechinus flavipes isolate AdamAnt ecotype Samford, QLD, Australia chromosome 6, AdamAnt_v2, whole genome shotgun sequence genomic DNA contains:
- the POU4F2 gene encoding POU domain, class 4, transcription factor 2, which translates to MMMMSLNSKQAFSMPHGGSLHVEPKYSALHSASPCTSSSAAPSSSSPSNTSSGGGGGGSGGRSSSSGSSGSSGGGGGGGGGSGGGGGSEAMRRACLPTPPSNIFGGLDESLLARAEALAAVDIVSQTKSHHHHAPHHSPFKPDATYHTMNTIPCTSSASSSSVPISHPSALSGTHHHHHHHHHHHHQPHQALEGELLDHITPGLALGAMTGPDGSVVSTPAHAPHMATMNPMHQAALSMAHAHGLPSHMGCMSDVDADPRDLEAFAERFKQRRIKLGVTQADVGSALANLKIPGVGSLSQSTICRFESLTLSHNNMIALKPILQAWLEEAEKSHREKLTKPELFNGAEKKRKRTSIAAPEKRSLEAYFAIQPRPSSEKIAAIAEKLDLKKNVVRVWFCNQRQKQKRMKYSAGI; encoded by the exons atgatgatgatgtcccTGAACAGCAAGCAGGCTTTCAGCATGCCTCACGGCGGCAGCCTGCACGTTGAGCCCAAATATTCGGCGCTGCACTCCGCTTCTCCCTGTACCTCCTCTTCCGCCGCACCCTCGTCCAGTTCCCCCAGCAATACTAGTAGCGGGGGCGGCGGCGGAGGCAGCGGGGGCCGGAGCAGCAGTAgcggcagcagcggcagcagcggcggaggcggcggcggcggcggaggcaGCGGGGGCGGCGGAGGTTCCGAGGCGATGAGGCGAGCGTGTCTTCCCACCCCACCG AGCAACATCTTCGGTGGTCTGGATGAGAGCTTGCTGGCCCGCGCGGAAGCTCTGGCGGCCGTGGATATCGTCTCGCAGACCAAAAGCCACCATCACCACGCGCCCCATCACAGTCCCTTCAAGCCGGACGCTACCTACCACACCATGAACACCATCCCGTGCACCTCCTCCGCGTCGTCGTCCTCCGTGCCCATCTCGCACCCTTCTGCCCTGTCCGGcacccaccaccaccatcaccatcaccaccaccaccaccaccaaccgCACCAGGCGCTGGAGGGAGAGCTCTTGGATCACATCACGCCGGGGCTGGCCCTGGGCGCTATGACGGGGCCCGACGGTTCTGTGGTGTCCACGCCGGCCCACGCCCCGCACATGGCCACCATGAATCCTATGCACCAGGCGGCTCTCAGCATGGCCCACGCACACGGGCTCCCTTCGCACATGGGCTGCATGAGCGACGTGGACGCCGACCCGCGGGACTTGGAAGCGTTCGCCGAGCGCTTCAAGCAGCGGCGCATCAAGCTGGGGGTGACCCAAGCGGACGTGGGCTCCGCTCTGGCCAACCTTAAGATCCCCGGCGTGGGCTCTCTGAGCCAGAGCACCATATGTAGGTTTGAGTCCCTCACTCTATCCCACAACAACATGATCGCTCTCAAACCCATCCTGCAGGCTTGGCTCGAAGAAGCCGAGAAGTCCCACCGAGAAAAGCTCACCAAACCCGAGCTATTCAATGGGGCCGAGAAGAAGAGGAAGCGCACGTCCATCGCCGCTCCCGAGAAGCGTTCCCTTGAAGCCTATTTCGCCATCCAGCCTCGCCCCTCCTCTGAGAAAATTGCCGCCATTGCAGAGAAACTCGACCTTAAGAAAAATGTGGTGCGGGTTTGGTTCTGCAaccagaggcagaaacagaaaagGATGAAATATTCGGCTGGGATCTGA